Proteins encoded in a region of the Nicotiana tomentosiformis chromosome 9, ASM39032v3, whole genome shotgun sequence genome:
- the LOC138899353 gene encoding uncharacterized protein, translating to MNDEEQKRLEIFERLCPPSFSGTESDDAQDFLDRCQRMLRTASILETSGVSSTTFQLTGEAFIWWETYEMSRPVELARHAVWLVPAEKENIRRFINGLNYQFRFVMTLGNVAGAKFDEVVDNARQLKMVCTQEREKRAAKTSCGPGNSSGVPSGGKSYHSTGRPYRPTQMAHPAHRGASASHGSSGSYSGSRGPPHNLPLFFQRDYYECGELGHVRKYCPCLSRGLIQYRSQATTPAPVISPPAEPA from the exons atgaatgacgaggagcagaagagactagagataTTTGAGAGACTCTGTCCTCCTTCTTTCAGTGGAACTGAATCAGatgatgctcaggatttcttggatagatgccagcggatgcttcgtaCAGCGagtattttggagactagtggggtctcatctACTACTTTTCAGTTGACCGGGGAAGCCTTcatatggtgggagacttatgagatgagcagaccagttg AATTGGcacgtcatgcagtttggttggttcccgcTGAGAAGGAGAATATCAgaaggttcattaatggcctcaactatCAGTTCCGTTTTGTTATGACCTTGGGAAATGTAGCAGGTGCTaaattcgacgaggtggttgacaatGCTCGACAGCTAAAAATGGTCTGTACTCAGGAGCGTGAGAAGAGGGCGGCCAAGACGTCTTGTGGTCCGGGTAATtccagtggtgttccttctgggggaaaGTCCTATCACAGCACGGGTCGACCTTATAGGCCCACTCAGATGGctcatccagctcatcgtggcgcatcagctagccatg gttcttctggtagttattctggttctcgaggtccgcctcaTAACTTGCCACTATTTTTCCAGAGGGATtactatgagtgtggagagttgggtcatgtgaggaaatattgcCCCTGCCTTTCACGAGGTCTAATTCAGTATAGGAGTCAGGCTACAACTCCAGCACCAGTTATTTCACCACCCGCCGAGCCAGCATAG